The Vicia villosa cultivar HV-30 ecotype Madison, WI unplaced genomic scaffold, Vvil1.0 ctg.000146F_1_1, whole genome shotgun sequence genome contains the following window.
ttggcgtgtttttgtttttcgtccctgtatttttatttttggagATAAAGTCCTCAAATATTAAATTTCATTCGATTTTAGTCCCTAAAGTAAAAAtttgcaggaaaatctgcaggtttcctgcggattttccttcgaattttcctgcggatttcaaTTTTAAGGACGAAAActaaaagaattttaacattcagggaccatttccaagaaaaataagatacagggacgaaaatcaaaaacacgccaACTTACAGCGACAAAAAACTATTTAAgccttttaaagattttttttgttttgtaggaATTCGTGTATTTGCTTTTTCTTCGGTTGTATTATGTCAAGCATTCCTTGTGCTTGATTTTAATGCACTTCTctctttgtttaaaaaaataaagattatttttatttttaaatacttttagtagttttaatatatatatatatatatatatatatatatatatatatatatatatatatatatatatataaaagttattataacttacccACTAGCCGCTAACCCAGTAAATGAGAGTGATAATGTGGCTTACAATGACTAACCGGAGGGAGTTAGTCAAAAGGGAGAAAACTAATTTTCCCACAATCTAAGGGGACCAAGTATTCCCATGACCACATTCCTTGGTCATAAAGTTAGGACAAACCACACACCGGATTTTTAGCTCTGACCCAAGAagcctctataaatacctcacTCTTAGAATGAGGAGAGACAAGTCATTACGTATACCAAATAACTAGAATACACATAGTTTCTCACATCACGTGAGAAAGATCTCTCCATAGTCAAAACACCACCATAAATGGTTTTTCACCGCGTGAGCAAACCCTAACCACTAGAAATTCACGAAGACCTCTGGCCACCCCTACCAGCATATGGGTGCCACGCATTATGTACTTTTCAACAAGTACAGTGGCGCCCACCGTGAAGTCTCGGTAAAAATAACTTGAACCTCAAGTTCAATCTATGAGAACCCGCCACTGACTGCCACAACGATGATGCTACTATCAGAGACAATGatggtgaagaagataatgatagAGAACCTTCAGTATCCTTAGTGgattccaatgcaaatgattcaaTTTTTCGTTACCATGCAATAATCCAACCGCCACAAGTTACATATTTTCCTGTTTAAGTCATTGGTGACCAAGTAATCAAATATACGTGTGGACTCACGACCTTTTGGACCAGGCCTGACCTTTTACCGGTGGAAGCTGTGCTATGGAATTGGTCCCCAAAATTCCAAGGACCccaattttattattgttattaaataaaagatattaaaaaaacaaaaagaaaagtaaaatgaGAGAGTTTCTGCAACTTAAAAGTAAAATTATATTAtggaaaatgatatgtttacacCATTTTATAACACTCACACCGTATTTTTATACACAACACAtaccattttcattttttaataattcTTTTTGCCTTGATATATGTACAAGATAAACTTTCTTTATTTATTTGCATATACGGTGTAGGGGTAGGTGTACACAAATGAAGTGTACACATAGCAAACCTCTTATGTTATATATAAGCTAATTAATAGAGCCATAGGCGCACACAGAGAGATGGCAAGCGGTGTTCACGTGATTCTTTTAGAATTTAtctttatgttttaaaaaaaattgactacATTTTTTGTCTTCATATTtcagaatatatattatatattgaaaATATAGTGGATATTATATTAGAATAATTTACttaatgttttgttttgtatACTCTTGAGTCAATGTTATTAAGTTATAGTTTTGTTCAGTTTAATTTTATTCGTGAAATTataattcttattttcttttgattattAATTCTTAATTTTCTCTATTtaatgaattgattttttttgttattaatataataatttgatATAGGAACACAATTTTATAAAGGGACtgaattttttgataaaaatactTAATGAATTTATATTTATAGGAGTTGAAAATGATATTTTGAagagaataaaatataaaaattaggttGATGAATTTGATTTTATAAGTGTTTGGAgaaagatttttttaaataattaaaaaatttaagttgtatgaaataatattattaatttaaagtttaaaaaatattttgaattttttgtgattcatttgattaatatataattttatttttagtgcatcaattttaattttaattttttatttttaaaattagaacgggTTTCCTAATTCATTGCACCGATCCTATCTAAAATATGAGTTTAAATCCTTTTATACTTCGTGCATATTTTTTATCGGACAAAGCTACCCCTATGAGCACCCACTTGCAAAAGACTAAAGGGTAACATTGTATTTTCCTTTCTATAATGAGCACTTGTTTGTTATGCCTATATATGAATATGATGctttatataaagcttgctttggATTTGATATAAACTACTCCATACAGCAAACATTGTATTTTCCTTTCTATCTTAATGGCTTTGCCcattttttcttctctctttAACAAAATCCTTTTCCCCAAAAATGGATCATTATCTCAACCGATATGGAACTCCAATTTCCATCGCCCAACTCAATGCATGGCAACATACGAAAGTTCAAATGATCAAAGTCAAACAGTTACTCGACCATATTTTAAATTTCAACCTTCAATTTGGACCTATGATTATATCCAGTCCTTGAGTAGTGAATATAAGTTatgattattttatatttattgttttctctcttaattttacatttatttataatgaaaaatattaacaattactagttaattaatttaattaatgcaGGAAGAAATGTATGCAGAGAAATGTAGAGTGCTAAAGGAAGAAGTGAGAATGATGTTTAACAAAATGGAAAATGAGGTTGATCAACTTGAGTTTATTGATGTATTGCAAAGACTTGGAGTCGATTATCATTTCAACAATGAAATAAGGAACATGTTGGACAATATTTACAACTCACAAACATCCAACTTGAAGAATAATAACTTACATGTCACAGCACTCAAGTTTAGACTCTTAAGACAACATGGTTATGATATATCTTCAGGTTAGTTAatattaatcattattaaaccataattaaaaaactttaatttcttaagaaatattaattataatgagTTTTTGTTATAGATGTTTTTGTTTGCTTTCAAGATGAAATGTGGGGTCTGAAGAAAGACCAACTAAATGATGTTGAGGGAATGTTGTCATTGTATGAAGCCTCATTTCATTCATTTGAAGATGAAACTATATTAGATGAAGCAAGAGATTTCACAACAAAGTTTCTCAAAGAGTATTTGaaccaaaatgaaaataaatatatttcacTTCAAATAAGCCATGCTTTGGAACTTCCACTACATTGGAGAATTCCTCGATCTGAGGCTCAATGGTTCATCGGTGTTTATGATAAAAAGGAAAACATGAGTCCATTTTTACTTCAATTTGCTAAATTGGATTACAACATTCTACAAAGCATCTATCAAGAAGAACTAAAGTATTCATCGAGGTAACATAGCAACTATTGTGCATCAAACCACTCTAGATCATGCCTGCCTCTAATATACCATAGATATTCTCCTTCCATCTTTACCTCAAAttcatttaaaacaaataaataaataaattaatttaaaaaagagagaaaatataaaGAGATAGAGATAAACTTGTAAAATAAATCATACCAATAAGTGTATGAACTTTTAATTTAGAGTCTTATATTGTTAAATATAAGCAACTAGTTAgatttaaaatgtatattagttaataaatatattacttaaataatataatttgtaatatatgatttttaaatataaaaatgctTTAATAATATTGAGTAGAATACCATTAACAACACATTTATATGAaactattaaatatatttatctttcttaaatattatagttttctattttttaagaacattatatatatatatatatatatatatatatatatatatatatatatatatatatatatatatatatatatatatatatgtatatatatatatatatatatatatatatatgtatatatatatatatatatatatatatatatatatatatatatatatatatatagttgggAACGACTTCATCTGAAGAACGTCACTTCTTATCTTATGAAGCCTGTCATCTAGCCCATCAAGAAAGGTAAACACTATATCTTCCTGTAACAAAGTGTTATATTTTTGTATGTCAGCAACATAATCCATTGGATTCGGACGTCAAAAGTCGATCTCCCTCCATAAACCTTGGAGGTTATTGTAGTAAAACTCAATTGATCCTTCAACTTGTTTCATGCTATTAACATGTCTCTTCAATGCATATACTTGAGAAGTGACAGAACAATCAATGTAGGTTATAGCAATTGAGTCCCATACCTATTTTGCAGTTGAAAACGTATAAAGTTGCAAACCACATTATGATCCGTTGATCAACCACATTTGACAATAGCATTATTTGTCCTCCACCTCCTAAAACTGGGATATCTCGATTTAGGTTGAGGAATATTGCCATTTATGTACCCCAACTTGTCCTTTCCTGAGATATACATCTCAACCAACTGAGACCATAACACATAATTGGTACCATCGAGCTTGATACTAAACTGGGTCTTATTTTGAGTCAAAACCTATACTATCTTTGTTGCCAAGGTCTCAATAAGATCTGTAGGAGAGACCATAATCTGCTTTTGTGTCATCTGACGTTTACAACATCTTCATCGTTAGATCAGTGCTCTGATGCCATGTTAACTCAGAACAACATATATTTCATATCagaaaaaagaattattttctattttcaataTCTCATTCACTCAGccatatactattattttatataCATTAATGGGAAATAGTCCATTAAAACCATATAGCTATACTAATCAGTAATCACTATATATGGCAAGGAATTCATATAAAATAAGAATCAAGGATTTTTCAGCAACAAACTACCATAAATCTCTCATAAGAATTAGCTAATTACAAAAGGAAAAAGAGATCAcgccaacatatatatatatatatatatatatatatatatatatatatatatatatatatatatatatatatatgaggaggattatattgactccaagagtaagttataataacttactccacatcatgaccattaaatctttttaatctaatggttaaaaacaatacgtcattaaatgtggaaagagaaaactattccttattatttttaaccattaaattgaaaagaattaatggtctagatgtggagtaagttattataacttactcttggagtcaatataaccctcctctatatatatatatatatatatatatatatatatatatatatatatatatatatatatttgtaatatgggattaaaaatattaaatggatTTGAAATGATCATACTGATAGTACATAAAATGAGACGGAGAAAATATTAACGGTAATACTTTTCCCTTTTTAAGATGGTGGAAAAAAAGTAAAGTTGGAGATAAGTTGAGCTTTACTAGGGACAGAATTGTTGAGAATTATGTTTGGACAGTGGGAACAAACTTCAAACCggatttttattattttcgaAAAGTTATGACAAAGGTCAATGCCTTAATTACCACAATtgatgatgtatatgatgtatatgGCACCTTGGAAGAATTAGAACTTTTCACAGAAGCAATTAACAGGTAATATTCCAAAATAATTTGTTATCTTTGTCAATTTTGTTTGACAATTTTCTATGTTGGTAAATAATCATCAATATTTTGTTTGTGATTCCAGATGGGATCTATATGCCATGGATTCTCTCCCATACTACATGAAAATATGCTTTTATACACTCTATAACTTTGTGAACGAGCTTGGTTTGGATGCCATGAAAAACAATGGGTATCATATCACTCGATACCTTAAGAAATCAGTAAGAAGTATCTTTTGTTTAGGATTATCGCTATCAATTTGctataatattttcatatgtgtgATATTGTTTTGTTTAATAGTGGGCAGATATATGTAAAACATATTTGGTTGAAGCAAAGTGGTACAATAGTGGATACAAGCCAAGCCTTGAAGAATACATAGATAATGCATGGATATCCATAAGTGCACCGGTTATACTTATCCATGCTTACTTTTTGATTCCACATTCATTCAAACAAGAAGATTTGGTTTGTTTAGAACAAAATCCCAACATAATTCGGTATTCGTCATTGATTTTACGCCTTGCTAATGATCTCGGGACCTCTAAAGTTAGTTGTAAACTTAACTTTCATTCCTTACCAAAATatctttctttattattttttatatatatttataaaaaaaattcaatttctttcttttttagcgTGAAAGTGAGACTGGTGATATTCCAAAGTCAATTCAATGCTACATGAATGAAACTGGTGCTTCTGAAACCGAGGCTCGTGAGCATGTAAAGTCAGTGATATTTACTGTTTGGAAAAAGATGAACAAAGAAGCTCACACTTCATCcttttcaaaaaatttcatagaTACTGGTATAAACCTTGGAAGAATGGCATTGTGCATGTACTTGCATGGAGATGGCCATACCATTCAAGATCCAGATATAAATAATCGTATAATGTCATTAATTTTTCAATCTGCTCCTATCATAACTTCACAACATATCTTAAATAGAGGATTAAGAAGCAATGATCAGTTTGAAAGGGAATCTAACGCAACTGAACTGGTTAAGGATAACGAGTATGTTACAAATAACCAAGAACTACTGGATGGTGATCATAGAATTTAGCATATATGGAGGACTAAGGAGGGGAAGATGAGAAATAGAATAATGAAATGTATAAATCCAATTGGCTTCTCTCTACCCCGTTTTCTTTTTCTTATAGCATTTGTACTT
Protein-coding sequences here:
- the LOC131624625 gene encoding myrcene synthase, chloroplastic-like isoform X1, with protein sequence MQEEMYAEKCRVLKEEVRMMFNKMENEVDQLEFIDVLQRLGVDYHFNNEIRNMLDNIYNSQTSNLKNNNLHVTALKFRLLRQHGYDISSDVFVCFQDEMWGLKKDQLNDVEGMLSLYEASFHSFEDETILDEARDFTTKFLKEYLNQNENKYISLQISHALELPLHWRIPRSEAQWFIGVYDKKENMSPFLLQFAKLDYNILQSIYQEELKYSSRWWKKSKVGDKLSFTRDRIVENYVWTVGTNFKPDFYYFRKVMTKVNALITTIDDVYDVYGTLEELELFTEAINRWDLYAMDSLPYYMKICFYTLYNFVNELGLDAMKNNGYHITRYLKKSWADICKTYLVEAKWYNSGYKPSLEEYIDNAWISISAPVILIHAYFLIPHSFKQEDLVCLEQNPNIIRYSSLILRLANDLGTSKRESETGDIPKSIQCYMNETGASETEAREHVKSVIFTVWKKMNKEAHTSSFSKNFIDTGINLGRMALCMYLHGDGHTIQDPDINNRIMSLIFQSAPIITSQHILNRGLRSNDQFERESNATELVKDNEYVTNNQELLDGDHRI
- the LOC131624625 gene encoding myrcene synthase, chloroplastic-like isoform X2 codes for the protein MYAEKCRVLKEEVRMMFNKMENEVDQLEFIDVLQRLGVDYHFNNEIRNMLDNIYNSQTSNLKNNNLHVTALKFRLLRQHGYDISSDVFVCFQDEMWGLKKDQLNDVEGMLSLYEASFHSFEDETILDEARDFTTKFLKEYLNQNENKYISLQISHALELPLHWRIPRSEAQWFIGVYDKKENMSPFLLQFAKLDYNILQSIYQEELKYSSRWWKKSKVGDKLSFTRDRIVENYVWTVGTNFKPDFYYFRKVMTKVNALITTIDDVYDVYGTLEELELFTEAINRWDLYAMDSLPYYMKICFYTLYNFVNELGLDAMKNNGYHITRYLKKSWADICKTYLVEAKWYNSGYKPSLEEYIDNAWISISAPVILIHAYFLIPHSFKQEDLVCLEQNPNIIRYSSLILRLANDLGTSKRESETGDIPKSIQCYMNETGASETEAREHVKSVIFTVWKKMNKEAHTSSFSKNFIDTGINLGRMALCMYLHGDGHTIQDPDINNRIMSLIFQSAPIITSQHILNRGLRSNDQFERESNATELVKDNEYVTNNQELLDGDHRI